A stretch of Myxococcus hansupus DNA encodes these proteins:
- a CDS encoding FAD-dependent oxidoreductase: METSGRRFGSAVVIGGSMAGLLSARVLADHFDKVTLVERDVRGEGPAARKGVPQGPHIHVLLDTGRRILDKYFPDLFEQLQVQGAEFIDSSGDLAWHHFGVWKLRRASGIPGMLCTRPLLEWNVLRRVKARPNVAVREGCSIEGLIYDEKGTGRITGVRVKTPQGEASWEADLVVDASGRGSRMPQWLEAIGYARPEEEQVIVDLSYTTCLHEPPPHFQKEWKALFLYPSPPKAWRAGFISHVEGGRWLVTLNGYFGEHAPTEYAGFLEYARSLTRSDLYNSLKEATPIGPISQHKVKDCRWRHYEKLTRFPEGLVILGDAACAFNPLYGQGMSVAGLGAELLDTCLREQTERGVLSGLAQRFRERLPEFIRLPWLLGTGMDLLYPQAVGKRPFGLGLLHWYILRLMERTSTDAHVHHQFYRILHLHAGLEAVLQPSVALPVLGHGVMSLLRPLERLANTETRPPPVTPPPPIPVPVQKSTG, from the coding sequence TTGGAAACCTCTGGACGCAGATTCGGAAGCGCCGTGGTCATCGGTGGCAGCATGGCGGGGCTCCTGAGTGCGCGGGTGCTCGCGGACCACTTCGACAAGGTGACACTGGTGGAGCGGGATGTCCGGGGGGAGGGGCCCGCCGCGCGCAAAGGTGTTCCGCAAGGGCCGCACATCCACGTGCTGTTGGACACAGGCCGGCGCATCCTCGACAAGTACTTCCCGGACCTGTTCGAGCAGCTCCAGGTCCAGGGCGCCGAGTTCATCGACTCGAGTGGAGACCTCGCCTGGCACCACTTCGGGGTGTGGAAGCTGCGCCGCGCCAGCGGCATCCCCGGGATGCTGTGCACCCGGCCCCTGCTCGAGTGGAACGTCCTGCGCCGGGTGAAGGCGCGGCCCAACGTAGCGGTGCGCGAGGGCTGCTCCATCGAAGGGCTCATCTACGACGAGAAGGGCACGGGGCGCATCACGGGCGTCCGGGTCAAGACACCCCAGGGCGAGGCGTCGTGGGAGGCGGACCTCGTCGTGGATGCCAGCGGCCGGGGCTCGCGGATGCCTCAGTGGTTGGAGGCCATCGGCTACGCACGCCCGGAGGAAGAGCAGGTCATCGTGGACCTTTCCTACACGACGTGCCTGCACGAGCCGCCGCCTCACTTCCAGAAGGAATGGAAGGCGCTCTTCCTCTATCCAAGTCCTCCCAAGGCCTGGCGCGCGGGTTTCATCTCACACGTCGAGGGAGGCCGGTGGCTCGTCACCCTCAATGGCTACTTCGGGGAGCACGCGCCCACCGAGTACGCGGGGTTCCTCGAGTACGCGCGCTCACTGACGCGTTCGGACCTGTACAACTCCCTGAAAGAGGCCACGCCGATAGGGCCCATCTCCCAGCACAAGGTGAAGGACTGCCGGTGGCGGCACTACGAGAAGTTGACCCGCTTTCCCGAGGGGCTGGTCATCCTGGGAGACGCCGCGTGTGCCTTCAACCCCCTCTACGGGCAAGGCATGTCGGTGGCGGGGCTTGGCGCCGAGTTGCTGGACACCTGCCTTCGCGAGCAGACCGAACGAGGCGTGCTATCGGGCCTGGCGCAGCGCTTCCGCGAGCGGCTGCCTGAGTTCATCCGGCTCCCGTGGCTGTTAGGCACGGGCATGGACCTGCTGTATCCGCAGGCCGTCGGGAAGCGACCCTTCGGCTTGGGCTTGCTGCACTGGTACATCCTGCGGCTGATGGAGCGCACGTCGACCGACGCACACGTCCATCACCAGTTCTACCGGATACTGCACCTGCACGCGGGGCTGGAGGCGGTTCTCCAGCCCTCCGTGGCCTTGCCCGTGTTGGGCCACGGCGTCATGTCGCTCCTCCGCCCTCTTGAGCGGCTGGCGAATACCGAGACACGACCTCCCCCTGTCACGCCCCCGCCTCCAATCCCTGTCCCGGTCCAGAAGTCCACGGGGTAG
- a CDS encoding IPT/TIG domain-containing protein — MSSRCLRALLLVLPLLAVACDGDSDGTQPTGNAPTVREVQPSGGPSAGNTLINVYGSGFQEGAKLFFGQQEALRVVVVNSHRIYGYTPTATSGAVDVRVVNPDNAHGTLVGGFTFEGAPVAHIDQAEILNGNVDAVSSGQPVGVTVRGAVTVTGITRGTGQGGGITAQVGFAPATADLLNQESYTWESASYEGDTDSREADIYQGTVLLQPAIGGESREWVVTMRFSVDGGATWVMADGDGSANGISETMLRRVFISRPRVDYCKLGPDGNNGPLNIFYRPGDTTRVKVPGQVYAAGVTQGGGAGSGLVAQLGYGPSDSDPRNSNAWTWIGATYKTDHGNNDEWEAELPNPGTVGTWRVAFRFSISENAWRYCDTDGVNDSNEGNLTFSLARLGTLTVGDEAPKAPVAWCKIGLDQTPPAVINYTTTQTTGLNTVYAQVNLPGVTDRQGAGPGLSGQLGWGPVGEDPRTSPLWNWSTQLTFDQDNFEVNDQWKGTLPNPAANGDYRYAVRFSHDGGPIRVCDGNGVDDGGQEFEMDQLGVLTVTGQPVVPRVIGYCKLGPDGNSTPESVTYTTATTPSRVIEAQVWVQGVTNSAGQGTGVVGQLGWGPAGENPATSSQWNWTTNATYRTDLGANDVYEATLPNPGAVGTYRFAYRFQVNDGAFLLCDADGNSGGANGFDAALTGTLTVTEAQSINAVDYCKLGPDGNNTPQSLTYLATEPASHVIVAFVNVAGITDTTTGEVADIVGQLGWGPAGENPATSDEWDWSTSAQFAEDFFANDRYQATLPNPGTVGNYRFAYRFQVNGGAFLYCDADGNSTGPEGFDPALTGTLAVSPAPEPTAAYCRLQSVSGTTVGSGDAVNVVGRVHVPGVTAGEGPGAGVQVQVGIGAADANASTQAATFTWTAAAYANEADGEADTDEFTATLAPAYTGNRAVSMRYTTDGTTWTYCDKDGSDVGGYTLGQQHALTVGNHTVIGYCNLQWPFDMAVGAEGGARTVYGQLYAAGVTPGGGQGAGVVAQLGYGPASSDPGVSGWTWVAATYLSDEGDNDQYSVDLPAGVPAGTSYAYRYSVNGGAFCYGDRNDRGGSTNGFSGGDIGTVVP; from the coding sequence ATGTCGTCTCGCTGTCTCCGTGCCCTTCTCCTCGTCCTGCCGCTCCTGGCTGTCGCCTGTGACGGCGATTCCGACGGAACCCAACCCACCGGCAACGCGCCCACCGTGCGGGAAGTGCAGCCGTCGGGCGGCCCCTCCGCGGGTAACACCCTCATCAACGTCTACGGCTCCGGCTTCCAGGAGGGCGCGAAGCTCTTCTTCGGCCAGCAGGAAGCGCTGCGGGTCGTGGTGGTCAACTCCCACCGCATCTACGGCTACACCCCCACCGCCACCTCGGGCGCGGTGGACGTGCGCGTCGTGAATCCGGACAACGCCCACGGCACGCTGGTGGGCGGCTTCACCTTCGAGGGCGCGCCGGTCGCCCATATCGACCAGGCCGAAATCCTCAACGGCAACGTGGACGCCGTCAGCAGCGGCCAGCCGGTGGGCGTCACCGTGCGCGGCGCCGTCACCGTGACGGGCATCACCCGCGGCACCGGCCAGGGCGGCGGCATCACCGCGCAGGTGGGCTTCGCTCCCGCGACCGCCGACCTGCTCAACCAGGAGAGCTACACCTGGGAGAGCGCCAGCTACGAGGGCGACACGGACAGCCGCGAGGCGGACATCTACCAGGGCACCGTGCTGCTCCAGCCGGCCATCGGCGGCGAGAGCCGCGAGTGGGTCGTCACCATGCGCTTCTCCGTCGACGGTGGCGCCACGTGGGTGATGGCGGACGGCGACGGCAGCGCCAACGGCATCTCCGAGACGATGCTGCGCCGGGTGTTCATCTCCCGGCCGCGCGTGGACTACTGCAAGCTGGGGCCGGACGGGAACAACGGGCCGCTCAACATCTTCTACCGCCCTGGCGACACGACGCGCGTGAAGGTGCCGGGCCAGGTGTACGCGGCCGGCGTCACCCAGGGTGGCGGCGCGGGCTCGGGACTGGTCGCGCAGTTGGGCTATGGCCCCTCGGACTCCGACCCGCGTAACTCCAACGCGTGGACGTGGATTGGCGCCACGTACAAGACGGACCACGGCAACAACGACGAGTGGGAAGCGGAGCTGCCCAACCCGGGCACCGTGGGCACCTGGCGGGTCGCCTTCCGCTTCAGCATCAGCGAGAACGCGTGGCGCTACTGCGACACCGACGGCGTCAACGACAGCAACGAGGGCAACCTGACCTTCAGCCTGGCCCGGCTGGGCACGCTCACCGTGGGTGACGAGGCCCCGAAGGCGCCCGTCGCCTGGTGCAAGATTGGCCTCGACCAGACGCCTCCCGCGGTCATCAACTACACGACCACGCAGACGACCGGCCTCAACACGGTGTACGCGCAGGTCAACCTCCCCGGCGTGACGGACCGCCAGGGCGCGGGGCCGGGCCTGTCGGGACAGCTCGGCTGGGGCCCCGTGGGTGAGGACCCGCGCACCTCGCCGCTGTGGAACTGGTCCACGCAGCTCACCTTCGACCAGGACAACTTCGAGGTGAACGACCAGTGGAAGGGCACCCTGCCCAACCCGGCGGCCAACGGTGACTACCGCTACGCGGTGCGCTTCAGCCACGACGGCGGCCCCATCCGCGTGTGCGACGGCAACGGCGTGGACGACGGCGGCCAGGAGTTCGAGATGGACCAGCTCGGCGTGCTCACCGTGACGGGCCAGCCCGTCGTGCCGCGCGTCATCGGCTACTGCAAGCTGGGGCCGGATGGGAACAGCACGCCGGAGTCGGTGACGTACACCACGGCCACCACGCCCAGCCGCGTCATCGAGGCGCAGGTGTGGGTGCAGGGCGTGACGAACTCGGCGGGCCAGGGCACGGGCGTCGTGGGCCAGCTCGGCTGGGGTCCCGCCGGTGAAAACCCGGCCACCTCGTCGCAGTGGAACTGGACGACGAACGCCACGTACCGGACGGACCTGGGCGCCAATGACGTGTACGAGGCCACGCTGCCCAACCCGGGCGCCGTGGGGACGTACCGCTTCGCCTACCGCTTCCAGGTGAACGACGGCGCCTTCCTGCTGTGCGACGCGGACGGCAACAGCGGCGGCGCCAACGGCTTCGACGCGGCGCTGACGGGCACGCTCACCGTGACGGAGGCCCAGAGCATCAACGCGGTCGACTACTGCAAGCTCGGGCCGGACGGGAACAACACGCCGCAGTCCCTGACGTACCTGGCGACCGAGCCGGCAAGCCACGTCATCGTCGCGTTCGTGAACGTGGCGGGCATCACCGACACCACCACGGGCGAGGTCGCGGACATCGTGGGCCAGCTCGGCTGGGGGCCCGCGGGCGAGAACCCGGCCACGTCCGATGAATGGGACTGGAGCACGTCCGCGCAGTTCGCCGAGGACTTCTTCGCCAACGACCGGTACCAGGCCACGCTGCCCAACCCGGGCACCGTGGGCAACTACCGCTTCGCCTACCGCTTCCAGGTGAACGGCGGCGCGTTCCTCTATTGCGACGCGGACGGCAACAGCACGGGCCCGGAGGGCTTCGACCCGGCGCTGACGGGCACCCTGGCCGTGAGCCCGGCCCCCGAGCCCACGGCCGCCTACTGCCGCCTGCAGAGCGTGAGCGGCACCACGGTGGGCAGCGGCGACGCCGTCAACGTGGTGGGCCGGGTGCACGTCCCGGGCGTCACCGCGGGCGAGGGCCCGGGCGCGGGCGTCCAGGTGCAGGTCGGCATCGGCGCCGCGGACGCCAATGCGTCCACCCAGGCCGCGACCTTCACGTGGACGGCGGCGGCGTACGCGAACGAGGCGGACGGCGAGGCGGACACGGATGAGTTCACCGCCACGCTGGCGCCGGCCTACACCGGCAACCGCGCCGTCAGCATGCGCTACACCACGGACGGCACCACGTGGACGTACTGCGACAAGGACGGCAGCGACGTGGGCGGCTACACCCTGGGGCAGCAGCACGCCCTCACCGTGGGCAACCACACGGTGATTGGCTACTGCAACCTCCAGTGGCCGTTCGACATGGCGGTGGGCGCCGAGGGCGGCGCGCGGACCGTGTACGGCCAGCTCTACGCGGCGGGTGTCACCCCGGGCGGTGGCCAGGGCGCGGGCGTCGTCGCGCAGCTCGGCTATGGCCCCGCGAGCAGCGACCCGGGCGTCTCGGGTTGGACCTGGGTGGCCGCGACGTACCTCAGCGATGAGGGCGACAACGACCAGTACTCCGTGGACCTGCCGGCGGGCGTGCCCGCTGGGACGTCCTACGCGTACCGCTACTCGGTGAACGGCGGGGCCTTCTGCTACGGCGACCGGAATGACCGGGGAGGCAGCACCAACGGCTTCTCGGGCGGCGACATCGGCACGGTCGTCCCGTAA
- a CDS encoding sugar ABC transporter permease, protein MNHPSRLKMALIHAGLTLLCMATLYPVLWVVKMALSPTDGLALTANPFPETVTFEHFRQVLSGTDAAGRWVFGRQLLASIVVSGATTMVGLTLAVSAAYALSRFRFPGKDGGMQALLITQMFPATLMMVPIYSILQKLHLLDSLSGLVLVYATTALPFCIWNLKGYFDTLPRELEEAAVMDGASTFQVFIRVVLPLARPALAVTALFSFMTAWNEFILAATLLNDPSRFTLPVALQRYVGEHKVEWGKFAAGALIVSAPVMALFFALQKHLVGGLTAGGVKG, encoded by the coding sequence ATGAACCACCCCTCGCGCTTGAAGATGGCCCTCATCCACGCCGGGCTGACGCTCCTGTGCATGGCGACGCTCTACCCGGTGCTCTGGGTGGTGAAGATGGCGCTGTCGCCCACGGACGGCCTGGCGCTCACCGCCAACCCGTTCCCGGAGACCGTCACGTTCGAGCACTTCCGTCAGGTGCTCTCCGGCACGGACGCGGCGGGGCGATGGGTGTTCGGCCGGCAGCTCCTGGCGAGCATCGTCGTCTCCGGCGCCACCACGATGGTGGGCCTGACGCTGGCGGTGTCGGCGGCCTACGCGCTGTCGCGCTTCCGCTTCCCCGGCAAGGACGGCGGGATGCAGGCGCTGCTCATCACCCAGATGTTCCCGGCGACGCTGATGATGGTGCCCATCTACAGCATCCTCCAGAAGCTGCACCTGCTCGACAGCCTGTCCGGGCTCGTCCTCGTCTACGCCACCACCGCCCTGCCCTTCTGCATCTGGAACCTGAAGGGCTACTTCGACACGCTGCCGCGTGAGCTGGAGGAAGCGGCGGTGATGGACGGGGCCTCCACCTTCCAGGTCTTCATCCGCGTGGTGCTCCCGCTGGCCCGGCCCGCGCTGGCCGTCACGGCGCTGTTCTCCTTCATGACGGCGTGGAACGAGTTCATCCTCGCCGCCACGCTGCTCAACGACCCGTCCCGCTTCACCTTGCCCGTCGCGCTCCAGCGGTACGTGGGCGAACACAAGGTGGAGTGGGGCAAGTTCGCGGCCGGCGCGCTGATTGTCTCCGCGCCGGTCATGGCCCTGTTCTTCGCGCTTCAGAAACACCTCGTCGGCGGTTTGACCGCTGGCGGCGTCAAGGGGTGA
- a CDS encoding extracellular solute-binding protein: protein MKHWLVLALLATAFGARAAPEDARPLKLWHAYRGGEETALVQATELFTAKTGVQVELLALPYDAYAAKLTNAIPHGVGPDVFIFNHERLRNFHAQNLVAPASGLAREDYFPNAVEALEVDGQVYGYPMSLKSLALYVNTKHVPQPPTTTEALLKMLPALSNSGEGRFGMAYESGDFYFHAGFLFGFGGELFDASGRASFDTQGMARSLAFVKGLQDARFIPQEASGALVKSLFNDGRAAMVISGPWFAGEIAPEVDYRVVGLPQVSETGIPIRPFLGVETAYVSSRTAKAEQAQKLARFISLGEASRVRATVGRQIPADVAAYTLREVQEDTLISSFREAARHATPMPNTLEMARVWEPMKLALRAVLQGGTLPQDAGALADRRYRALHRERPPEASPLPWLGLLGAMALGGSVWVLRRPAATLPFKRRYPDVAQAAAYIAPAAAGIAVLVFVPFVVGLSLSLFHHEAGEYSFVGLANFVDILASRGYSITEPLSFYFTLAVTLLWALVNVVLHVSIGLFLAMLLKDPLLKLRGVYRVLLIIPWAVPNYITALMWKGMFHRQFGAINGLLVALGLEPVSWFTQFSTAFAANVATNTWLGFPFMMVVALGALQSIPQELYEAAEVDGASKWTQFRHITLPLLKPAMLPAVILGSVWTFNMFNIIYLVSGGEPGGGTDILVSEAFRWAFQRNEQYGFAAAYSVLIFVVLLGWSTFTKRLTRSSSEVVG, encoded by the coding sequence TTGAAGCACTGGCTCGTGCTCGCGCTGCTCGCCACGGCGTTCGGCGCGCGGGCGGCCCCGGAGGATGCCCGCCCCCTCAAGCTGTGGCACGCGTACCGCGGCGGCGAGGAGACGGCGCTGGTCCAGGCCACGGAGCTGTTCACCGCGAAGACGGGCGTGCAGGTGGAGCTGCTCGCGCTGCCCTATGACGCGTACGCCGCCAAGCTGACCAACGCCATTCCCCACGGCGTGGGCCCGGACGTCTTCATCTTCAACCACGAGCGGCTGCGCAACTTCCACGCACAGAACCTGGTGGCGCCCGCCAGCGGCCTGGCGCGCGAGGACTACTTCCCCAACGCCGTGGAGGCGCTGGAGGTGGATGGCCAGGTGTACGGCTATCCGATGTCGCTCAAGTCGCTGGCGCTCTACGTCAACACGAAGCACGTGCCCCAGCCGCCCACGACGACGGAGGCACTGCTGAAGATGCTGCCCGCCCTGTCGAACTCGGGCGAGGGCCGCTTCGGGATGGCCTACGAGAGCGGCGACTTCTACTTCCACGCGGGCTTCCTCTTCGGCTTCGGCGGCGAGCTGTTCGACGCCTCGGGCCGCGCCAGCTTCGACACGCAGGGCATGGCCCGCTCGCTGGCCTTCGTGAAGGGGCTGCAAGACGCGCGCTTCATCCCGCAGGAGGCCTCGGGCGCGCTGGTGAAGAGCCTCTTCAACGACGGCCGCGCCGCCATGGTCATCAGCGGCCCCTGGTTCGCCGGCGAAATCGCGCCAGAGGTCGACTACCGCGTGGTGGGCCTGCCCCAGGTGAGCGAGACGGGCATCCCCATCCGCCCCTTCCTGGGCGTGGAGACGGCCTATGTGTCGTCGCGCACCGCCAAGGCCGAGCAGGCCCAGAAGCTGGCGCGCTTCATCTCCCTGGGCGAGGCCTCGCGCGTGCGCGCCACGGTGGGCCGGCAGATTCCGGCGGACGTGGCCGCGTACACGCTGCGCGAGGTCCAGGAGGACACGCTCATCTCCTCCTTCCGCGAGGCGGCCCGCCACGCCACGCCCATGCCCAACACGCTGGAGATGGCGCGCGTGTGGGAGCCCATGAAGCTGGCGCTGCGCGCGGTGCTGCAAGGCGGCACCCTGCCCCAGGACGCGGGCGCGCTGGCGGACCGGCGCTACCGCGCGCTGCACCGCGAGCGCCCCCCCGAGGCGAGCCCGTTGCCGTGGCTGGGCCTGCTGGGCGCCATGGCCCTGGGCGGCTCCGTCTGGGTGCTGCGGCGGCCCGCGGCGACGCTGCCCTTCAAGCGCCGTTACCCAGACGTTGCACAAGCGGCGGCGTACATCGCGCCCGCGGCGGCCGGCATCGCGGTGCTGGTGTTCGTCCCCTTCGTGGTGGGCCTGAGCCTGTCCCTCTTCCACCACGAGGCCGGCGAGTACTCGTTCGTGGGCCTGGCCAACTTCGTGGACATCCTGGCCAGCCGCGGCTACAGCATCACCGAGCCGCTGTCCTTCTACTTCACGCTGGCCGTGACGCTGCTGTGGGCGCTGGTCAACGTGGTGCTCCACGTCAGCATCGGCCTGTTCCTGGCGATGCTGCTGAAGGATCCGCTGCTCAAGCTGCGGGGTGTCTACCGGGTGCTGCTCATCATCCCCTGGGCCGTTCCCAACTACATCACCGCGCTCATGTGGAAGGGCATGTTCCACCGCCAGTTCGGGGCCATCAACGGCCTGCTGGTGGCGCTGGGGCTGGAGCCGGTGAGCTGGTTCACGCAGTTCTCCACGGCCTTCGCGGCCAACGTGGCCACCAACACCTGGCTGGGCTTCCCGTTCATGATGGTGGTGGCGCTGGGCGCGCTCCAGTCCATCCCCCAGGAGCTCTACGAGGCCGCGGAGGTGGATGGCGCCAGCAAGTGGACGCAGTTCCGCCACATCACCCTGCCGCTCCTGAAGCCCGCCATGCTGCCCGCCGTCATCCTGGGCAGCGTGTGGACCTTCAACATGTTCAACATCATCTACCTGGTGTCCGGCGGTGAGCCGGGCGGCGGCACCGACATCCTGGTGTCCGAGGCCTTCCGCTGGGCCTTCCAGCGCAACGAGCAGTACGGCTTCGCCGCGGCGTACTCGGTGCTCATCTTCGTGGTGCTGCTGGGCTGGTCCACCTTCACCAAGCGCCTGACGCGGTCGTCGTCGGAGGTGGTGGGATGA
- a CDS encoding ABC transporter ATP-binding protein codes for MSEVTLSGIKKSFGQNLIVKGVDLQVGEGEFLVMVGPSGCGKTTLLRLIAGLEQVDAGEVRIGGARVNDVAPRDRDVAMVFQSYALYPHMTVRENLAFGLTLRKFPASEIASRVQEVAGMLELSHLLERKPKALSGGQRQRVAMGRAIVRRPKVFLFDEPLSNLDTALRVQMRGELARLHRRLGATMIYVTHDQVEAMTLATRVAVFNGGILQQVGPPLDLYNRPANRFVAGFLGSPAMNFLEATRDGARFTGKGFTLPCPTDVPAGQRVLLGLRPQDLRVATQGPLAGTVDAVERLGFDGYAFVTTETGPVAARFDKGVNVSVGDKVFLAPVSDALHVFTEDGSAALRHPEQRASLDVAAGVAS; via the coding sequence TTGTCCGAAGTCACCCTGAGTGGGATCAAGAAGTCGTTTGGCCAGAACCTCATCGTGAAGGGCGTGGACCTTCAGGTGGGGGAAGGCGAATTCCTGGTGATGGTGGGCCCGTCCGGATGCGGGAAGACGACGCTGCTTCGGCTCATCGCGGGGCTGGAGCAGGTGGACGCGGGCGAGGTGCGCATCGGGGGCGCGCGGGTGAACGATGTCGCGCCGCGTGATCGCGACGTGGCGATGGTGTTCCAGTCCTACGCGCTCTACCCCCATATGACGGTGCGGGAGAACCTGGCCTTCGGCCTGACGCTCCGGAAGTTCCCCGCCTCGGAGATTGCCTCGCGCGTGCAGGAAGTCGCGGGGATGTTGGAGTTGAGCCACCTGCTGGAGCGCAAGCCCAAGGCCCTGTCGGGCGGGCAACGTCAGCGCGTGGCCATGGGGCGCGCCATCGTCCGGAGGCCCAAGGTCTTCCTCTTCGACGAGCCCCTCTCCAACCTGGACACCGCGCTGCGCGTCCAGATGCGCGGCGAGCTGGCGCGGCTGCACCGCCGCCTGGGCGCGACGATGATCTACGTCACGCATGATCAGGTGGAGGCCATGACGCTGGCCACCCGCGTGGCCGTCTTCAACGGGGGAATCCTCCAGCAGGTGGGCCCGCCGCTGGACCTCTACAACCGCCCCGCCAACCGGTTCGTGGCGGGCTTCCTCGGCTCGCCCGCCATGAACTTCCTGGAGGCGACGCGAGACGGCGCCCGGTTCACCGGCAAGGGCTTCACCCTCCCCTGCCCCACGGACGTTCCCGCCGGGCAGCGGGTGCTGCTGGGCCTGCGCCCCCAGGACCTGCGCGTGGCGACGCAGGGCCCGCTGGCGGGCACGGTGGACGCGGTGGAGCGCCTGGGCTTCGACGGTTACGCCTTCGTCACCACGGAGACCGGCCCGGTGGCGGCGCGCTTCGACAAGGGCGTGAACGTCTCGGTGGGTGACAAGGTGTTCCTGGCCCCCGTGTCGGACGCGCTCCACGTCTTCACCGAGGACGGCTCGGCGGCGCTGCGCCACCCGGAGCAGCGCGCTTCGTTGGATGTCGCGGCGGGGGTGGCGTCTTGA